A genomic segment from Gavia stellata isolate bGavSte3 chromosome 6, bGavSte3.hap2, whole genome shotgun sequence encodes:
- the CDK5 gene encoding cyclin-dependent kinase 5 isoform X1 gives MQKYEKLEKIGEGTYGTVFKAKNRETHEIVALKRVRLDDDDEGVPSSALREICLLKELKHKNIVRLHDVLHSDKKLTLVFEFCDQDLKKYFDSCNGDLDPEIVKSFMYQLLKGLAFCHSRNVLHRDLKPQNLLINRNGELKLADFGLARAFGIPVRCYSAEVVTLWYRPPDVLFGAKLYSTSIDMWSAGCIFAELANAGRPLFPGNDVDDQLKRIFRLLGTPTEEQWPAMAKLPDYKPYPMYPATTSLVNVVPKLNATGRDLLQNLLKCNPVQRISAEEALQHPYFTDFCPP, from the exons ATGCAGAAATACGAGAAGCTGGAAAAGATCGGGGAAG GCACCTACGGGACCGTGTTCAAGGCCAAGAACCGGGAGACGCACGAGATCGTGGCGCTGAAGCGGGTGCGGCTGGACGATGACGACGAG GGCGTGCCCAGCTCGGCGCTGCGGGAGATCTGTCTGCTCAAGGAGCTGAAGCACAAGAACATCGTCAG GCTCCACGACGTCCTGCACAGCGACAAGAAGCTGACCCTGGTCTTCGAGTTCTGCGACCAG GACCTGAAAAAGTACTTCGATAGCTGCAACGGGGACTTGGACCCAGAGATCGTCAAG TCGTTCATGTACCAGCTGCTGAAGGGCCTCGCCTTCTGCCACAGCCGCAACGTCCTGCACCGAGACCTCAAACCCCAGAACCTGCTCATTAACAGG AACGGGGAACTCAAACTGGCTGACTTTGGCCTGGCCCGGGCCTTCGGCATCCCCGTGCGCTGTTACTCGGCGGAG GTCGTCACGCTGTGGTATCGGCCCCCGGACGTGCTCTTCGGTGCCAAGCTTTACTCCACCTCCATTGACATGTGGTCAGCCGGCTGCATCTTCGCAG AGCTGGCCAACGCGGGGCGGCCCCTGTTCCCGGGGAACGACGTGGACGACCAGCTGAAAAGGATTTTCCG GCTGCTGGGAACCCCCACGGAGGAGCAGTGGCCGGCCATGGCCAAGCTGCCGGACTACAAG ccctACCCCATGTACCccgccaccacctccctggtcAACGTGGTCCCCAAGCTGAACGCCACCGGCCGGGACCTGCTGCAG aaCCTGCTGAAGTGCAACCCGGTGCAGCGGATATCGGCAGAGGAGGCTCTCCAGCACCCCTACTTCACAGACTTCTGCCCTCCCTAG
- the CDK5 gene encoding cyclin-dependent kinase 5 isoform X2 translates to MQKYEKLEKIGEGTYGTVFKAKNRETHEIVALKRVRLDDDDEGVPSSALREICLLKELKHKNIVRLHDVLHSDKKLTLVFEFCDQDLKKYFDSCNGDLDPEIVKNGELKLADFGLARAFGIPVRCYSAEVVTLWYRPPDVLFGAKLYSTSIDMWSAGCIFAELANAGRPLFPGNDVDDQLKRIFRLLGTPTEEQWPAMAKLPDYKPYPMYPATTSLVNVVPKLNATGRDLLQNLLKCNPVQRISAEEALQHPYFTDFCPP, encoded by the exons ATGCAGAAATACGAGAAGCTGGAAAAGATCGGGGAAG GCACCTACGGGACCGTGTTCAAGGCCAAGAACCGGGAGACGCACGAGATCGTGGCGCTGAAGCGGGTGCGGCTGGACGATGACGACGAG GGCGTGCCCAGCTCGGCGCTGCGGGAGATCTGTCTGCTCAAGGAGCTGAAGCACAAGAACATCGTCAG GCTCCACGACGTCCTGCACAGCGACAAGAAGCTGACCCTGGTCTTCGAGTTCTGCGACCAG GACCTGAAAAAGTACTTCGATAGCTGCAACGGGGACTTGGACCCAGAGATCGTCAAG AACGGGGAACTCAAACTGGCTGACTTTGGCCTGGCCCGGGCCTTCGGCATCCCCGTGCGCTGTTACTCGGCGGAG GTCGTCACGCTGTGGTATCGGCCCCCGGACGTGCTCTTCGGTGCCAAGCTTTACTCCACCTCCATTGACATGTGGTCAGCCGGCTGCATCTTCGCAG AGCTGGCCAACGCGGGGCGGCCCCTGTTCCCGGGGAACGACGTGGACGACCAGCTGAAAAGGATTTTCCG GCTGCTGGGAACCCCCACGGAGGAGCAGTGGCCGGCCATGGCCAAGCTGCCGGACTACAAG ccctACCCCATGTACCccgccaccacctccctggtcAACGTGGTCCCCAAGCTGAACGCCACCGGCCGGGACCTGCTGCAG aaCCTGCTGAAGTGCAACCCGGTGCAGCGGATATCGGCAGAGGAGGCTCTCCAGCACCCCTACTTCACAGACTTCTGCCCTCCCTAG